One Paraburkholderia dioscoreae DNA segment encodes these proteins:
- a CDS encoding arylsulfatase — protein MTKLLKRGRYALGAGALALAAFGAVIFPSINAPAQTQPAAKPAATSAPQPAAKSSAKPNILVIFGDDVGQANISAYTRGVVGYKTPNIDRIANEGMIFTDYYAENSCTAGRSSFITGQSPLRTGLSKVGAPGAPVGLQKGDMTIAQALKPLGYATGQFGKNHLGDKNEYLPTNHGFDEFYGNLYHLNAEEEPERPYWPKDKNDPYVKNFSPRGVIHSTSDGKVQDTGPLTVKRMETIDDETGAHAEEFIRKQVKNGTPFFVWMNFTRMHVFTHVRPEFRGKSGMPGNEYADGMWEHDQDVGKLLKLLDDLNISRNTIVIYTTDNGPNQFSWPDAATTPFRSEKDSNWEGAFRVPAMVRWPGHIKAGETSNSMFSGLDWFPTLLAAAGDGGVKDRLLKGWAPKAGGTSFRNHLDGYNQLPFLTGQTTQDPRTEFFYFNDDGELVAMRWDKDGNAWKTVFCEQRAKGNLEIWQDPFVCLRFPKVFNLRMDPYERADVTSDQYNDWLVKNAYLVAISTMKATEFLQTFVQYPPSQRPASFSVDQVRRQVDKKIDESFRKRGLE, from the coding sequence ATGACAAAGTTGTTAAAAAGAGGGCGTTACGCGTTGGGGGCCGGCGCGCTTGCCCTTGCCGCGTTCGGTGCGGTGATTTTTCCATCCATCAACGCGCCGGCCCAAACCCAACCGGCGGCCAAACCCGCCGCCACGAGCGCGCCGCAGCCGGCCGCGAAGTCTTCGGCGAAACCGAACATCCTTGTGATTTTCGGCGACGACGTCGGCCAGGCGAATATCAGCGCCTACACCCGCGGCGTGGTCGGTTACAAGACGCCGAATATCGACCGCATTGCCAATGAAGGCATGATTTTCACGGACTATTACGCCGAGAACAGTTGTACGGCGGGTCGATCTTCCTTCATCACCGGTCAATCGCCATTGCGCACCGGGCTATCCAAAGTCGGCGCACCCGGCGCACCGGTCGGTCTGCAAAAGGGAGACATGACAATCGCTCAGGCACTCAAGCCGCTCGGCTATGCAACCGGTCAGTTCGGCAAGAACCACCTCGGCGACAAGAACGAGTACCTGCCGACCAATCACGGCTTCGACGAGTTCTACGGCAACCTGTATCACCTGAATGCCGAAGAGGAACCCGAGCGCCCTTATTGGCCGAAGGACAAGAACGACCCTTACGTGAAAAACTTCTCGCCGCGCGGCGTGATTCATAGCACGTCGGACGGCAAGGTTCAGGACACCGGCCCGCTCACGGTCAAACGCATGGAAACCATCGACGACGAAACGGGCGCGCACGCGGAGGAATTCATCCGCAAGCAGGTCAAGAACGGCACGCCCTTCTTCGTCTGGATGAACTTCACGCGAATGCACGTCTTCACCCACGTGCGCCCGGAGTTCAGGGGCAAGAGCGGCATGCCCGGCAACGAATATGCCGATGGCATGTGGGAGCACGACCAGGACGTCGGCAAACTGCTCAAGCTGCTGGATGACCTGAACATCTCCAGAAACACCATCGTCATCTACACAACGGACAATGGGCCGAACCAGTTTTCGTGGCCTGACGCGGCAACCACGCCGTTCCGCAGCGAGAAGGACTCTAACTGGGAAGGCGCGTTCCGGGTGCCGGCCATGGTGCGATGGCCGGGGCATATCAAAGCTGGCGAGACGTCCAACAGCATGTTCTCAGGGCTCGACTGGTTTCCGACGCTACTCGCCGCGGCGGGAGACGGCGGCGTGAAGGACCGCTTGCTGAAAGGGTGGGCGCCCAAGGCCGGGGGCACAAGCTTCAGGAATCATCTTGACGGGTACAACCAGTTGCCGTTCCTCACGGGGCAGACGACTCAGGATCCGCGTACCGAGTTCTTCTACTTCAACGACGACGGCGAACTGGTGGCAATGCGCTGGGATAAAGATGGAAACGCATGGAAGACCGTGTTCTGCGAGCAGCGCGCCAAGGGCAATCTGGAAATCTGGCAGGATCCATTCGTATGTCTGCGTTTTCCGAAGGTGTTCAACCTGCGAATGGACCCATACGAAAGAGCTGACGTGACGTCCGATCAGTACAACGACTGGTTGGTGAAGAACGCTTATCTCGTTGCCATCTCGACGATGAAAGCCACGGAATTCCTTCAGACGTTCGTTCAATACCCGCCGAGCCAACGTCCTGCGAGTTTCAGCGTCGACCAGGTGCGCCGGCAAGTCGACAAGAAGATCGACGAGTCGTTCAGAAAACGCGGACTAGAGTAA
- a CDS encoding AAA family ATPase, which yields MRDIVLQFEASVNQSVVGQQSVVRQVLIALLADGHVLLESLPGLAKTRTVKAIATRLAATMSRIQFTPDLLPSDITGAETLLQSGTGHTLSFQPGPIFGNLILADEINRAPAKVQSALLEAMEERQISVAGKTHRMSALFLVMATQNPIEQEGTYPLPEAQMDRFLLKVLIGYPSPESEIAMLRLLREERNALAEAPAMLSQEAIFAVREEIGQIVVAPAIDDYIVSIVNATRHGAQLDAELGKWIEVGASPRGAIGLDRASRVQAWLQARSFVTPDDVRAVIHPVLRHRLILSYDANADSISADRVIDRLIEKVAVPA from the coding sequence ATGCGCGATATCGTTCTGCAGTTCGAAGCGAGCGTGAATCAGTCGGTCGTAGGGCAGCAGTCCGTGGTCAGGCAGGTGTTGATCGCGTTGCTGGCCGACGGTCATGTGTTGCTGGAGAGTTTGCCGGGGCTCGCCAAGACGCGTACCGTCAAGGCAATCGCCACGCGGCTCGCGGCGACCATGAGCCGCATCCAGTTCACCCCTGATCTGTTGCCCTCGGACATTACGGGGGCGGAGACGCTGCTGCAATCCGGCACGGGGCACACACTTAGTTTTCAACCGGGTCCGATATTCGGCAATCTGATTCTTGCGGACGAGATCAACCGCGCGCCGGCCAAGGTTCAATCCGCATTGCTCGAAGCAATGGAAGAGCGGCAGATTTCAGTCGCGGGGAAAACGCACCGCATGTCCGCGCTATTTCTCGTGATGGCCACTCAGAATCCGATTGAACAGGAAGGCACCTATCCGCTGCCCGAAGCGCAGATGGACCGCTTTCTTCTCAAGGTGCTGATCGGCTATCCGTCGCCTGAAAGCGAAATCGCCATGCTGCGTCTGCTGCGCGAGGAGCGCAACGCGCTCGCCGAGGCGCCGGCCATGTTGTCGCAGGAGGCCATTTTCGCGGTGCGCGAAGAGATCGGTCAGATTGTCGTCGCGCCTGCGATCGACGACTACATCGTGTCGATCGTCAACGCCACGCGGCACGGCGCGCAGCTCGACGCCGAGCTCGGCAAATGGATCGAAGTCGGCGCGAGCCCGCGCGGGGCGATCGGCCTCGACCGCGCGAGCCGCGTACAGGCATGGTTACAGGCGCGCAGTTTCGTCACGCCGGACGACGTGCGCGCCGTCATTCATCCGGTGCTGCGGCATCGGCTGATACTTTCATACGATGCAAACGCGGACAGTATCAGTGCCGACCGCGTGATCGACCGTCTGATCGAAAAGGTCGCGGTGCCGGCCTGA
- a CDS encoding HAD family hydrolase → MQLCHQPVWSSRALLMMRAAWIVLSLAGCVAPHNCVAPAQPTASNPAATLPSWRDTSAKQAIESFVADVTREGSSSFVPPAERIAVFDNDGTLWSEQPLYFQFVFMLDQVKAAAPQHPEWKDNPAFKALIAKDYGALANQQKALQQLVAVANSGMTVDDYDKTISAWLASARHPKFGRLYTDLVYQPQLELLAYLRANGFKTFIVSGGTIEFMRVWAEKAYGIPPEQVVGSSQVVQYEVRNGKPVLVREPKLDFVDDGAGKPVGIYRNIGHKPIFAFGNSDGDLQMLQYTAAGPGRHLALLLHHDDAVREFAYDRASKVGKLDKAWDEAVTEGWTVVSMKNDWQTVFPAPRQ, encoded by the coding sequence ATGCAACTGTGCCATCAGCCTGTGTGGTCGAGCCGTGCCTTGCTCATGATGCGAGCCGCATGGATCGTGTTGAGTCTCGCCGGCTGCGTCGCGCCGCACAACTGCGTGGCGCCCGCCCAACCCACGGCGAGCAACCCCGCCGCCACACTGCCCTCATGGCGTGATACATCCGCGAAACAGGCTATCGAGTCGTTCGTTGCCGACGTTACGCGCGAGGGTTCGTCGTCGTTCGTGCCGCCTGCGGAACGCATCGCCGTGTTCGACAACGACGGCACGCTGTGGAGCGAACAGCCGTTGTATTTTCAGTTTGTCTTCATGCTCGATCAGGTGAAGGCAGCCGCACCGCAGCATCCCGAGTGGAAAGACAATCCGGCTTTCAAGGCGCTCATTGCGAAAGACTACGGCGCGCTCGCGAACCAGCAGAAGGCGTTGCAGCAGTTAGTCGCGGTGGCCAATAGCGGTATGACCGTCGACGACTACGACAAGACCATCAGCGCGTGGCTGGCCAGCGCGCGACATCCGAAATTCGGACGCCTTTATACAGACCTCGTCTATCAGCCGCAACTGGAATTGCTGGCCTATCTGCGTGCCAACGGCTTCAAGACCTTCATCGTCTCGGGCGGCACGATCGAGTTCATGCGGGTGTGGGCCGAGAAGGCATACGGTATTCCTCCCGAGCAGGTCGTCGGCTCCAGCCAGGTGGTGCAGTACGAAGTGCGCAACGGCAAACCCGTTCTCGTGCGCGAACCCAAACTCGATTTCGTGGACGACGGCGCGGGCAAACCCGTCGGCATTTATCGCAACATCGGCCACAAGCCGATTTTCGCGTTCGGCAACTCCGACGGCGATCTGCAAATGTTGCAGTACACCGCCGCCGGTCCTGGGCGGCACCTCGCGCTGCTGCTGCATCACGACGACGCCGTGCGTGAATTCGCTTATGACCGCGCGTCGAAAGTCGGCAAGCTGGACAAGGCGTGGGACGAAGCTGTCACTGAGGGCTGGACTGTGGTGAGCATGAAAAACGATTGGCAAACAGTCTTTCCCGCGCCGCGGCAGTAA
- a CDS encoding fused MFS/spermidine synthase: MLLLFASGAASLIYQVLWIKQLALVVGVDVQAVTTGVSAFFAGLALGGWLLGRLADRVSRPLLLYAVLEGGATVLAVAGTVALAHAAAPFAWLQDRTGPFAWTLPFALVGLPAVLMGGTLPVLMRALRLGATRLGRAGAHLYAANTGGAIGGTLAAAFMLIPLLGVQGSAFVAAGLNAFAALIALLIRRFNCAREPVDVSPPETTSSAEAAADQAAPGARLAVALYALAGGIALGYEVVWSQLIVQFISTRSFAFAIVLATYLLGLTLGSALGSRHVDRTRDPWGVFALLIVTAGLVALLEVAALGGWLLQWQSLAREATLSATGSLLAAMCAGFAVAAACIVFVPTLLLGAAFPFALRVSVDARHTGRDVGTVVALNTAGGIAGTLIAGFLLVPALGLVHALAVLAVLAGAVGAVAVWRGCGVRRGIRWSVPVLAVATLGAVLLTPSDRLATLLAAARGGTLLSYEESAGGTVAVVTQGAGQKQFRRLYIQGVSNSGDAMTSLRYMRLQALLPLLIHRDTPRSALVIGLGTGITGGALLTWPGLDKRAVAELLPAVVHAAPQFKGNYGISTDPRVDIRLRDGRRELLRSSERYDLITLEPPPPSAAGVVNLYSSDFYRLAASRLGTSGIVAQWLPLPTQNEDDTRSLIQSFIQVFPYAALWTTELHEMMLIGSMQPIELDVPRIESRFAQPQVAAALREVGVASPAALLATWITDRAGLAYYTAEAAPVTDDRPRIEYAAWVRQDGFPDTLMHLLALRSEPPLRHADGMFRAALNAERGALQSFYAAGLDAYRGERDAWSRDIGDALQARPDNPYFRWFVGGGP; this comes from the coding sequence ATGCTCCTGCTGTTTGCATCGGGCGCGGCATCGCTGATTTACCAGGTGCTGTGGATCAAACAATTGGCACTCGTCGTCGGTGTCGACGTCCAGGCGGTCACGACCGGCGTGAGCGCTTTTTTCGCGGGTCTCGCGCTGGGCGGCTGGCTGCTAGGCAGGCTGGCCGACCGCGTCTCACGGCCGTTGTTACTTTACGCCGTACTGGAAGGCGGCGCGACGGTGCTGGCGGTGGCCGGCACCGTCGCGTTGGCGCACGCGGCCGCGCCGTTCGCATGGCTGCAGGATCGCACCGGGCCGTTTGCATGGACGTTGCCGTTCGCGCTGGTCGGCCTGCCTGCCGTGTTGATGGGCGGCACGCTGCCGGTGCTGATGCGTGCGCTGCGCCTTGGCGCGACACGGCTGGGCCGCGCTGGCGCACACCTGTATGCGGCCAATACGGGTGGCGCGATCGGCGGTACGCTCGCCGCCGCCTTCATGCTGATTCCGTTGCTTGGCGTGCAAGGCAGCGCGTTCGTTGCTGCCGGGTTGAACGCGTTTGCCGCACTGATCGCATTGCTCATTCGCCGATTCAATTGTGCACGCGAGCCTGTCGATGTATCTCCGCCCGAAACGACCTCTTCCGCCGAAGCAGCCGCGGACCAGGCCGCGCCCGGCGCACGCCTCGCCGTCGCACTCTATGCGCTTGCCGGCGGCATCGCGCTGGGTTACGAGGTCGTGTGGTCGCAACTGATCGTCCAGTTCATCAGCACCCGCAGCTTCGCTTTCGCGATCGTACTTGCCACGTACCTGCTCGGGCTCACGCTCGGCAGCGCACTCGGCTCGCGCCATGTCGATCGCACGCGCGACCCGTGGGGTGTGTTCGCGCTGCTGATCGTGACCGCCGGACTCGTCGCGCTGCTGGAAGTCGCCGCGTTGGGCGGCTGGCTGCTCCAATGGCAAAGCCTGGCGCGCGAGGCAACGCTCTCCGCCACCGGCAGCCTGCTCGCCGCCATGTGCGCGGGTTTTGCGGTCGCGGCCGCGTGCATTGTCTTCGTACCCACGTTGTTGCTGGGCGCCGCGTTCCCTTTCGCGCTGCGCGTGAGCGTGGATGCCCGGCACACCGGCCGCGATGTCGGCACCGTGGTAGCGCTCAATACCGCAGGCGGTATTGCCGGCACGCTGATCGCCGGCTTCCTGCTCGTGCCGGCACTCGGGCTGGTTCATGCGCTCGCGGTGCTCGCAGTCCTTGCCGGCGCAGTGGGCGCCGTCGCTGTGTGGCGCGGTTGCGGCGTACGGCGCGGCATTCGCTGGAGTGTGCCGGTGCTTGCTGTGGCGACTCTGGGTGCCGTACTGCTGACGCCATCGGACCGTCTCGCCACCCTGCTCGCCGCAGCGCGCGGCGGCACCCTACTCTCCTACGAGGAAAGCGCGGGCGGCACTGTGGCTGTCGTTACGCAGGGCGCGGGCCAGAAACAGTTCCGGCGGCTCTACATTCAGGGAGTCTCCAACTCCGGCGACGCAATGACCTCGTTGCGCTATATGCGTCTGCAGGCGCTCCTGCCGCTGCTGATTCACCGCGACACGCCACGCAGTGCGCTTGTCATCGGACTCGGCACGGGCATCACGGGTGGCGCGCTGCTCACGTGGCCCGGCCTCGACAAACGCGCGGTCGCCGAGTTGTTGCCGGCAGTTGTGCACGCCGCGCCGCAGTTCAAGGGCAACTACGGCATCAGCACCGACCCGCGCGTCGACATCCGCCTGCGCGACGGACGGCGCGAACTACTGCGCAGCAGCGAACGCTACGACCTGATCACGCTCGAACCGCCGCCTCCCTCGGCAGCCGGAGTGGTCAATCTTTACTCGTCGGATTTCTACCGGCTGGCGGCCTCGCGTCTGGGCACGAGCGGCATTGTCGCGCAATGGCTGCCGCTGCCGACCCAGAACGAAGACGACACGCGCTCGCTGATCCAGAGTTTCATCCAGGTGTTTCCGTATGCTGCGCTGTGGACCACCGAGTTGCACGAAATGATGCTGATTGGTTCGATGCAGCCAATCGAACTGGATGTGCCGCGTATCGAGTCGCGCTTTGCGCAGCCGCAGGTGGCGGCGGCACTGCGCGAAGTCGGCGTGGCGTCGCCGGCAGCATTGCTTGCGACCTGGATCACCGATCGCGCAGGCCTCGCCTACTACACCGCGGAAGCTGCGCCCGTAACCGATGATCGGCCGCGTATCGAATACGCGGCGTGGGTGCGGCAAGACGGTTTTCCGGACACGCTCATGCACCTGCTCGCGCTTCGCAGCGAACCACCGTTGCGGCACGCGGACGGAATGTTCCGCGCGGCCTTGAACGCGGAGCGCGGTGCGTTGCAAAGCTTCTATGCCGCAGGCCTCGATGCATACCGCGGCGAGCGTGATGCGTGGTCTCGCGACATTGGCGATGCATTGCAGGCTCGACCGGACAATCCCTACTTCCGGTGGTTCGTCGGCGGCGGGCCATAG
- a CDS encoding DUF3300 domain-containing protein has translation MKRSRAYQRRSRIFLVALTVLAGSPLLLGVAAPAAYAQAPAKISNQQLDSLTAPIALYPDALLAQVLMASTFAQDVPAAAAWSKANPNLKGDDAVKAVAAEPWDPSVQSLVAFPQVLATMASKPDWVAQLGNAFLAQPNDVMDSVQRLRKQAQQAGNLQTNQQQKVVVEQSTIQIVPVNPQVVYVPTYNPTVVYGTWPYPAYPPVYVPPPPGYAVASGLAAGLAFGVGVAITSSLWSNVNWNNHSVNINVNQYNNINVNRRLDVNSSTTNWNRNSTFNRNTSANVGSAQRDAYRGRDMSASRAQAQQTLQNRTGQNLGGTASQRLQGIQQGGNNAANLRNNAQNVNRDNALRGAGDGGAAKQDMQRGQASRQSLANNRSGGPGANGGAQQRGGNLGAGGSGERAGLGAGGGGQPRGGGFGAGGGGQQRGGGLGAGGGGQRHFGRQH, from the coding sequence GTGAAACGCTCCAGGGCATACCAGAGAAGATCGCGGATTTTTCTCGTCGCATTGACCGTACTGGCCGGCTCGCCGCTCCTGCTCGGAGTCGCGGCGCCTGCCGCTTATGCGCAAGCGCCGGCCAAGATCTCGAATCAGCAACTGGACTCGTTGACCGCGCCGATCGCACTCTACCCGGACGCGCTCCTCGCCCAGGTGCTGATGGCCTCCACCTTTGCGCAAGACGTGCCGGCGGCGGCAGCGTGGTCGAAAGCCAATCCGAACCTCAAGGGCGACGACGCCGTGAAGGCAGTTGCGGCAGAGCCGTGGGATCCGAGTGTGCAATCGCTGGTGGCTTTCCCTCAGGTGCTGGCCACTATGGCGTCGAAACCCGACTGGGTCGCGCAACTGGGCAATGCCTTTCTCGCACAGCCGAACGACGTGATGGACTCCGTGCAGCGCTTGCGCAAACAGGCCCAGCAGGCCGGCAACCTGCAGACCAACCAACAGCAGAAAGTCGTCGTCGAGCAGAGCACCATTCAGATCGTGCCGGTGAATCCCCAGGTCGTGTACGTGCCGACGTATAACCCCACGGTCGTCTACGGCACGTGGCCGTATCCGGCCTATCCGCCCGTATACGTGCCTCCCCCACCGGGCTATGCGGTGGCCAGCGGGCTCGCTGCGGGACTCGCGTTCGGCGTCGGCGTCGCGATCACCAGCTCTCTGTGGAGCAATGTCAACTGGAACAATCACAGCGTCAATATCAACGTCAATCAGTACAACAACATCAATGTCAATCGCCGGCTCGACGTGAACAGCAGCACGACGAACTGGAATCGCAATTCGACTTTCAATCGCAATACCTCGGCCAACGTGGGCAGCGCGCAGCGAGACGCGTATCGCGGGCGTGATATGTCGGCCTCGCGTGCGCAGGCGCAGCAGACATTGCAGAACCGTACCGGGCAGAACCTGGGCGGTACGGCAAGTCAGCGCCTACAGGGTATCCAGCAAGGCGGCAACAATGCCGCCAACCTTCGCAACAACGCGCAAAACGTGAACCGCGACAATGCGCTGCGCGGCGCGGGTGACGGCGGCGCCGCGAAGCAGGACATGCAGCGCGGGCAAGCAAGCCGGCAGTCACTCGCGAACAATCGCAGCGGCGGTCCTGGCGCGAACGGCGGTGCTCAGCAACGTGGCGGCAATCTGGGAGCGGGGGGCAGTGGCGAACGCGCCGGCCTCGGCGCGGGCGGAGGTGGACAACCACGCGGCGGCGGCTTCGGCGCGGGTGGCGGCGGACAGCAGCGCGGCGGCGGTCTGGGTGCGGGCGGCGGCGGCCAGCGTCATTTCGGCCGGCAACATTGA
- a CDS encoding DUF4381 domain-containing protein encodes MSGTSSGTALVPAGSSPQLQGLQELPLPTPVSYAPQTIGWLFIAIVLLGAVLLTSWAALRRYRRQRYRRNALQELAGIEASLASGRADPQRRAAMLAAIPCLLKRTSLEIAPRDQVAALTGDAWLAFLRRTRGRFDAQTGPLLTLASYAPPQEVARLSPDDAAALIRHARDWIEHHHVEV; translated from the coding sequence ATGAGCGGCACGTCATCAGGCACCGCGCTTGTGCCGGCCGGCTCGTCGCCGCAACTGCAGGGATTGCAGGAGCTGCCGCTGCCCACACCGGTATCGTATGCACCCCAAACTATCGGCTGGCTGTTCATCGCAATCGTATTGCTCGGGGCCGTGCTGCTGACGTCATGGGCGGCGTTGCGCCGCTACCGGCGGCAGCGTTACCGGCGCAACGCCTTGCAGGAACTGGCGGGCATCGAGGCCAGTCTGGCCTCCGGCCGGGCAGACCCGCAGCGGCGCGCGGCCATGCTCGCCGCCATACCTTGCCTGCTCAAGCGCACGTCGCTCGAGATCGCGCCGCGTGACCAGGTCGCGGCACTCACTGGCGACGCGTGGCTCGCTTTTCTGCGCCGTACGCGCGGCCGCTTCGACGCGCAAACCGGTCCGCTTCTCACACTGGCAAGCTATGCGCCGCCGCAGGAAGTCGCGCGCCTTTCACCGGACGACGCAGCCGCGCTGATCCGGCATGCGCGCGACTGGATCGAGCATCATCATGTGGAAGTTTGA
- a CDS encoding DUF58 domain-containing protein yields the protein MQSSTAIGSVYVDAAHLAKLEFQARGLSFVAPAPVSSVLSGAHASRLRGRGLNFEEIRGYLPGDDVRHIDWKASLRLGKPQVRTYTEERDRPLLVVVDQRMSMFFGSRRAFKSVVAAETAALAVWMGFAAGDRVGGVLFNDSQLVRIKPLRSRGRIRTLFGALASMNGALHAESEARTAYDQLDAALEGVLQLAGHDYLICVVSDFAGAGARTRKLLRQLSAHNDVVAAMIFDPLWQQVPGHRALVVSEGRLQVELRIEQARVRQPLSSLFSGRTAEVAELLRTSGVPLLALSTAEPAVDQVRRLFGERARPTAGSGI from the coding sequence GTGCAGTCTTCAACCGCGATCGGCAGCGTGTATGTCGACGCCGCGCATCTGGCAAAGCTCGAATTTCAGGCGCGCGGGCTGAGTTTCGTCGCGCCCGCGCCGGTGTCGAGCGTGCTGTCGGGCGCGCATGCGTCGCGTCTGCGCGGGCGCGGTCTGAACTTCGAGGAAATACGCGGCTATCTGCCGGGTGACGACGTGCGTCATATCGACTGGAAGGCATCGTTGCGGCTCGGCAAACCGCAAGTCCGCACCTATACGGAGGAGCGCGACCGGCCGCTGCTGGTTGTCGTCGATCAACGCATGAGCATGTTTTTCGGCTCGCGTCGTGCGTTCAAATCGGTCGTGGCTGCCGAGACCGCCGCGCTTGCCGTGTGGATGGGATTTGCCGCGGGCGACCGCGTCGGCGGTGTGCTGTTCAACGACAGCCAGCTCGTGCGGATCAAACCTTTGCGAAGTCGCGGCCGCATCAGGACACTGTTTGGCGCACTCGCGTCCATGAACGGCGCGCTGCATGCCGAAAGCGAAGCCAGAACCGCTTACGATCAACTCGACGCCGCGCTCGAAGGCGTGCTTCAACTCGCCGGGCATGACTATCTGATTTGCGTGGTCAGCGATTTTGCCGGGGCGGGCGCGCGCACGCGAAAGCTGCTGCGGCAACTCTCGGCGCACAACGACGTCGTCGCGGCAATGATCTTCGATCCATTGTGGCAGCAGGTGCCCGGCCACCGTGCGCTGGTGGTCAGCGAAGGGCGCCTGCAGGTCGAGTTGCGCATCGAACAGGCGCGCGTGCGGCAGCCGTTGTCGAGCCTGTTCAGCGGACGCACCGCTGAAGTGGCCGAATTGCTGCGCACGAGCGGCGTGCCGCTCCTGGCATTGTCTACCGCCGAACCGGCCGTGGATCAGGTCCGTCGTCTGTTTGGCGAACGCGCGCGGCCCACTGCGGGGAGCGGCATATGA
- a CDS encoding glycine zipper domain-containing protein → MKRFAVMILASVSALALAQKPAVYPAHGQSQQQQMSDDGACYSWAKQSTGIDPAVVAQTPPPPSGPTGARVRGAARGAAAGAIVGDVSNNDAGHGAAVGATAGALAGGVRSRQQHAAQAQTAQANQQSAMSTYWHAYGACMQGKGYTVQ, encoded by the coding sequence ATGAAACGATTCGCCGTGATGATCCTGGCCAGTGTGAGCGCGCTCGCCCTGGCGCAAAAACCGGCCGTTTATCCTGCGCATGGACAAAGCCAGCAGCAGCAGATGTCGGACGACGGCGCCTGCTACTCATGGGCGAAACAAAGCACCGGCATCGACCCGGCCGTGGTCGCGCAAACGCCTCCGCCGCCGTCGGGCCCAACCGGCGCGCGCGTCCGGGGTGCTGCACGCGGGGCCGCGGCAGGCGCGATCGTTGGTGACGTGAGTAACAACGACGCCGGACACGGTGCCGCAGTCGGCGCGACCGCGGGCGCGCTCGCCGGCGGTGTGCGCAGCCGTCAGCAACACGCTGCGCAGGCGCAAACGGCGCAGGCCAACCAGCAATCGGCAATGAGCACTTATTGGCACGCTTATGGAGCCTGCATGCAAGGTAAAGGCTATACGGTTCAGTAA
- a CDS encoding formylglycine-generating enzyme family protein translates to MKSERDRGSAKSSRSNGSAAVTQTRAGRTRKLLLWGALLVILPACVGAAVSWAFTPHTPAHPQIVLGDGTHGPLGMAWVPGGQFLMGSDAKQAQPNERPAHKVKVHGFWMDRHHVTNAEFRRFVEATGYVTTAEKKPDWDTLKVQLPPGTPRPPESAMVAGAMVFVGTSRPVPLDDYSQWWRYVPGADWRHPTGPDSNIIGKDDHPVVQVSYEDAQAYAKWAGKRLPTEAEWEFAARGGLEQATYAWGDQFSPDGKQMANVWQGQQPQSFPVVNPKAGGALGTSPAGTFPANGYGLSDMTGNAWQWVADWYRADQFRREAVSTSAIDNPVGPSDSWDPADQGVPVNAPKRVTRGGSFLCNEIYCLSYRPSARRGTDPYNSMSHLGFRLVMDEDTWKEAGARQASARAAGVPGAPGG, encoded by the coding sequence ATGAAGAGTGAAAGAGATCGAGGTTCCGCAAAGTCGTCCCGCTCGAACGGGTCGGCCGCAGTAACCCAAACGCGTGCCGGTCGCACGCGCAAACTATTGTTGTGGGGCGCCTTACTCGTCATACTGCCCGCCTGTGTCGGCGCCGCGGTCAGTTGGGCCTTCACGCCGCACACACCCGCTCATCCGCAAATCGTTCTCGGCGACGGCACGCATGGTCCGCTCGGCATGGCATGGGTGCCCGGCGGCCAGTTCCTCATGGGCAGCGACGCCAAACAGGCGCAACCGAACGAACGCCCCGCGCACAAGGTCAAGGTGCATGGCTTCTGGATGGACCGCCATCACGTTACCAATGCCGAATTCCGCCGTTTCGTCGAAGCCACCGGTTACGTCACCACGGCCGAGAAGAAACCCGACTGGGACACCCTGAAAGTCCAGTTGCCGCCGGGCACGCCGCGCCCGCCCGAGAGTGCGATGGTGGCGGGTGCGATGGTGTTCGTCGGCACCAGCCGTCCCGTCCCGCTAGACGACTATTCGCAGTGGTGGCGCTACGTGCCTGGCGCCGACTGGCGTCATCCAACCGGTCCAGACAGCAACATCATCGGTAAAGACGATCACCCCGTGGTTCAGGTGTCCTACGAAGACGCACAAGCTTATGCGAAATGGGCCGGCAAGCGTCTGCCGACCGAAGCCGAATGGGAATTCGCCGCGCGTGGCGGCCTCGAACAGGCCACTTATGCATGGGGCGATCAGTTCTCTCCCGACGGCAAGCAGATGGCCAACGTGTGGCAAGGCCAGCAGCCCCAGTCTTTCCCCGTCGTCAATCCGAAAGCGGGCGGCGCGCTCGGCACGAGCCCCGCGGGGACTTTTCCGGCCAACGGCTACGGCCTTTCCGATATGACCGGCAACGCCTGGCAGTGGGTTGCCGACTGGTATCGCGCGGATCAGTTCAGGCGCGAGGCGGTGAGCACCAGCGCGATCGACAACCCGGTGGGCCCGAGCGATTCGTGGGATCCCGCCGACCAGGGTGTGCCCGTCAACGCCCCCAAGCGCGTGACACGCGGCGGCTCGTTCCTCTGCAACGAAATCTATTGCCTGAGCTACCGGCCCAGTGCGAGACGCGGCACCGATCCTTACAACAGCATGTCGCATCTGGGCTTCCGGCTGGTCATGGACGAAGACACCTGGAAAGAAGCCGGCGCGCGCCAGGCTTCGGCGAGAGCCGCCGGCGTGCCTGGTGCCCCCGGCGGTTAG